One window of Thermocoleostomius sinensis A174 genomic DNA carries:
- a CDS encoding J domain-containing protein: MSEAKPAPTFYDLLNLHPSASPQEIRRSYRELSKLYHPDTTELPTAVATVKFQQLNEAYATLSSPERRFAYDLKIGYSRVSVIQPRLDLNRPVSESRKYRSTAYLDPTDRPLSPGELFALLMIGVAFLACVALVIFLSITGDASAFEPLQSPQDAIMYNFSPPSTELELTPSVLAKPVRTK, from the coding sequence ATGTCAGAGGCAAAACCCGCTCCGACATTTTACGATCTGCTGAATTTACATCCGTCTGCTTCGCCGCAGGAGATCCGCCGATCGTACCGAGAGTTAAGCAAGCTCTACCATCCCGATACGACCGAGTTGCCCACCGCCGTAGCCACGGTGAAATTCCAACAATTAAATGAAGCCTATGCTACCCTCAGCAGTCCCGAGCGCCGCTTTGCCTATGACCTCAAGATTGGCTATTCTCGGGTGTCAGTGATACAACCTCGGTTAGATCTGAATCGCCCGGTATCAGAGTCGCGCAAGTATCGTTCAACGGCCTACCTTGATCCCACCGATCGCCCCCTCTCCCCCGGAGAACTGTTTGCCCTGTTGATGATTGGGGTAGCGTTTTTGGCTTGTGTGGCACTGGTGATTTTCCTGAGCATCACCGGAGATGCCTCTGCGTTTGAGCCACTTCAGTCACCTCAAGATGCCATTATGTATAACTTCTCACCACCATCTACCGAGTTAGAGCTTACGCCTTCAGTTCTTGCCAAGCCAGTGCGTACCAAGTAG
- a CDS encoding DUF3143 domain-containing protein, giving the protein MTLPPADTPLYNHPLPDIEQWLTLKGCQQDKGNLHHWHIQQSDWEADLWLEIDSLTVRYLKAGEGGQDIQRSFKYSLSRQDLENVIFSGP; this is encoded by the coding sequence ATGACACTTCCTCCGGCTGATACCCCGTTGTACAATCATCCCCTGCCCGACATTGAACAGTGGTTGACTTTGAAGGGCTGTCAGCAAGACAAGGGCAATTTGCATCATTGGCACATTCAACAGTCAGACTGGGAAGCCGATCTGTGGCTAGAGATAGACTCGCTGACAGTGCGTTATCTCAAAGCAGGCGAGGGTGGGCAAGACATTCAGCGATCGTTTAAATATTCCCTCAGTCGTCAAGATTTAGAAAACGTGATTTTCTCAGGCCCCTAA
- a CDS encoding DUF952 domain-containing protein, producing the protein MQSVFHITPQQAWNVAQAQGLYRCESLDTEGFIHCSTQLQVIRVANAFYRGQTGLVLLQIDADRLQADLRYDPIETGEAFPHLYGPLNLEAVVQVHPFEPEADGSFELPDTLKRNVNGQP; encoded by the coding sequence ATGCAGTCAGTCTTTCACATCACACCACAGCAAGCATGGAACGTCGCACAGGCACAAGGGCTATATCGCTGTGAGTCGCTAGACACAGAAGGGTTTATTCATTGCTCTACCCAATTGCAGGTGATACGGGTTGCTAACGCGTTCTATCGCGGACAAACAGGGCTAGTGTTGCTGCAAATTGATGCCGATCGTCTGCAAGCAGACTTGCGATACGACCCGATCGAAACGGGCGAAGCCTTTCCCCATCTTTACGGACCACTGAACCTAGAGGCTGTGGTACAGGTGCATCCCTTTGAACCAGAAGCAGATGGCTCCTTTGAACTACCAGACACTTTAAAGCGCAACGTTAATGGGCAGCCTTAA
- a CDS encoding ABC transporter substrate-binding protein, translating into MTFTVRSIFRFLLVMLLSLGLLTGCQPTSPVSDGVIHLTLWHGVNPPPNRDVLQRLVDQFNQTHPTIQVESLYVGQSDQQMPKLLASVVGNVPPHMLWNAPTLTGQLVELDALRVLDDWLAESPLRAEIDPALLETMIWEGHVWSIPFDVNNVGIFYRPSLFAAAGITELPQTWGAFRQVARQLTRPEVNQHGIQLPLGKGEWAVFTWLPFMWSGGGELLTPTDEVTVLNSGAIAALQLWRDLLDDGSAILSPPERGYELDKFLEGQVAMQITGPWTLGQLQATGKDFAVMPIPTGIRPATSIGGENLFIFKTTPEEERAAWTFAEYVLSEAFQTEWAIGTGYLPVNLKSRENPAYLDFIAQQPALNVFLQQAPYGRSRPIIPGYNRISENLGRSIEATLLNKSTPEDALTTAQSRVDLAIGRERRMRE; encoded by the coding sequence ATGACATTTACCGTGCGATCGATTTTTCGGTTCCTGCTTGTGATGTTGTTGAGTCTCGGACTCCTCACAGGGTGTCAACCCACCTCGCCTGTCTCTGATGGGGTGATTCACTTGACGCTTTGGCACGGCGTGAACCCACCACCGAACCGAGATGTATTGCAACGTTTGGTCGATCAATTCAATCAAACCCATCCCACCATTCAAGTTGAGTCGCTGTATGTGGGGCAAAGCGACCAACAAATGCCCAAACTCCTTGCCAGTGTGGTAGGCAATGTACCACCTCATATGCTTTGGAATGCGCCGACACTTACTGGACAGTTGGTAGAGCTAGATGCCCTGCGAGTGCTGGATGACTGGCTAGCAGAGAGTCCACTTCGCGCAGAAATCGATCCAGCCCTGCTGGAAACAATGATTTGGGAAGGTCACGTTTGGTCAATTCCTTTTGATGTCAATAACGTTGGGATTTTCTATCGCCCCAGTTTATTTGCAGCGGCTGGCATTACCGAGTTACCCCAAACCTGGGGAGCGTTCCGGCAAGTAGCTCGCCAACTGACTCGTCCTGAAGTAAATCAACATGGCATTCAGCTTCCTTTGGGGAAAGGCGAGTGGGCGGTGTTCACTTGGCTACCGTTTATGTGGAGCGGTGGGGGAGAGTTGCTGACTCCAACCGATGAGGTGACGGTGTTGAATTCTGGCGCGATCGCTGCTCTACAACTGTGGCGCGATTTGCTTGACGATGGCTCTGCGATTCTGTCCCCACCCGAACGGGGCTATGAACTCGACAAATTTTTAGAAGGGCAAGTGGCCATGCAAATCACGGGGCCATGGACACTGGGGCAACTGCAAGCAACAGGCAAGGATTTTGCGGTGATGCCAATCCCGACTGGTATCCGACCGGCAACGAGCATCGGCGGCGAGAATTTATTCATCTTCAAAACTACACCAGAGGAAGAACGGGCCGCTTGGACATTCGCTGAATATGTCCTTAGTGAAGCCTTTCAAACCGAATGGGCGATCGGCACTGGCTATTTACCCGTTAACTTGAAATCCCGAGAAAACCCCGCTTACCTGGACTTCATTGCCCAACAGCCTGCCCTCAACGTATTTCTTCAGCAAGCACCCTACGGGCGATCGCGTCCCATTATTCCCGGCTATAACCGCATTTCCGAAAACCTAGGGCGATCGATTGAAGCTACCCTGTTGAACAAAAGCACTCCTGAAGATGCCCTTACCACGGCCCAATCACGAGTGGACTTGGCGATCGGACGAGAAAGAAGGATGCGGGAATAA
- the codA gene encoding cytosine deaminase: MSSPFYEILLRHGKLLHPTEAPTEVDIAIANGKIAAIAPEIEQSAQLELDLQGQVVSPPFVESHIHLDSALTAGEPRWNQSGTLFEGIEIWRDRKQTLTIEDVKQRAIATLQQQATQGVLFVRSHADVSEKNLIALKGLLEVREQVKDWITLQVVAFPQDGIYSRPENEALMEEALKLGVDAIGGIPHYELTREDGVRSIHRIFEWAKQYNRLIDIHCDEIDDDQSRFLEVVCACAVRSGLGSRVTASHTTAFGSYNNAYAFKLMGFLQRTALNFIANPLINITLQGRTDTYPKRRGVTRVKELWQQGQNVSLGHDCVQDPWYSLGTGNMLDVANMAVHVCQMTGTSEIDACYNMVTWNAAKTLHIEDQYGVEVGKPANLIVLDADSKYEAIRHRSLVRYVISQGKLLVATEPAKPQWKGGVGVGE; encoded by the coding sequence ATGTCTTCTCCGTTCTATGAGATTTTGTTGCGGCATGGCAAGCTCTTGCACCCAACCGAAGCCCCTACAGAGGTAGATATTGCAATTGCAAATGGCAAAATTGCTGCGATCGCTCCTGAAATTGAACAGTCTGCCCAGTTAGAGTTGGATTTGCAAGGGCAGGTGGTGAGTCCGCCGTTTGTAGAGTCGCATATTCACTTAGATTCGGCACTGACGGCCGGAGAGCCTCGTTGGAACCAAAGCGGCACCCTATTTGAAGGGATTGAGATTTGGCGCGATCGGAAACAAACTTTGACGATCGAGGATGTGAAGCAGCGGGCCATTGCCACCTTGCAACAGCAAGCCACGCAGGGAGTACTGTTTGTGCGTAGTCATGCCGATGTCAGTGAAAAGAATTTAATAGCGCTCAAGGGCTTATTGGAGGTTCGGGAGCAGGTAAAAGATTGGATCACGCTGCAAGTGGTAGCCTTTCCCCAAGATGGCATTTATAGTAGGCCAGAAAACGAAGCGTTAATGGAAGAAGCACTCAAATTGGGTGTGGATGCGATTGGCGGCATTCCTCACTATGAGTTAACCCGCGAGGATGGTGTGCGATCGATTCACCGCATTTTTGAGTGGGCAAAACAATACAATCGGTTAATTGATATTCACTGTGATGAGATCGATGATGATCAATCTCGCTTCTTAGAAGTGGTCTGTGCCTGTGCAGTGCGATCGGGCTTGGGATCGCGAGTCACCGCTAGCCACACAACTGCGTTTGGCTCTTACAACAATGCCTATGCCTTTAAGCTGATGGGATTTTTGCAGCGTACCGCTCTAAATTTCATTGCCAATCCCCTAATTAACATTACGCTACAAGGGCGAACCGATACCTATCCAAAACGGCGCGGTGTCACTCGTGTGAAGGAGCTATGGCAACAAGGACAGAATGTTAGCCTGGGGCACGACTGTGTACAAGATCCCTGGTACTCGCTGGGGACTGGCAATATGCTAGACGTGGCCAATATGGCAGTACATGTTTGCCAAATGACGGGTACAAGTGAAATTGACGCCTGTTATAACATGGTGACATGGAACGCCGCAAAAACTTTGCACATTGAAGATCAGTATGGTGTTGAGGTGGGCAAACCCGCGAATTTGATTGTGCTGGATGCCGACAGTAAGTATGAAGCCATCCGCCACCGATCGCTCGTGCGGTATGTAATCTCGCAGGGCAAGCTATTAGTAGCGACCGAACCGGCAAAACCGCAGTGGAAGGGGGGAGTGGGGGTTGGGGAGTAG
- a CDS encoding cupin domain-containing protein, whose amino-acid sequence MTVLKHEEGQSLQVLSDRVCIKLKSAQSLNSMTVVTVDVPPNSFVPPHTHTKEEESYYMLEGSMIMYLDGGELTIEPGDFVHVPAGTPHGYKNNSDQVVKFLAWAVGGKIDEFFIEMSEKIRELPNHLAKMPEILEKHGIQAVEPSGT is encoded by the coding sequence ATGACGGTGTTGAAACACGAAGAAGGTCAAAGCCTACAAGTTTTAAGTGATAGGGTATGTATCAAATTAAAATCTGCCCAGTCTCTCAATAGTATGACAGTTGTGACTGTCGATGTTCCTCCAAATAGTTTTGTTCCTCCACATACTCATACCAAGGAAGAGGAAAGCTACTATATGCTAGAAGGCTCAATGATTATGTATTTGGATGGCGGAGAGTTGACGATCGAGCCTGGTGACTTTGTGCACGTGCCCGCTGGAACACCCCACGGCTATAAAAATAATTCTGATCAAGTTGTCAAGTTTCTTGCATGGGCAGTTGGAGGTAAAATTGATGAGTTTTTCATCGAAATGTCAGAGAAAATTAGAGAGTTACCCAACCATCTAGCTAAAATGCCTGAAATTCTTGAGAAGCATGGTATTCAAGCGGTTGAACCATCGGGAACATAG
- a CDS encoding polysaccharide deacetylase family protein, whose protein sequence is MTATALSTNFSDLEAIQSGLPNICGWEREIATIVNHPDPIFLPHTNLQLTQITAGFACALHMHQPTIPCGEGVISHLQWMFDRPHEGDNHNAGTFAWCYSRMGDFIPELVGNGANPRIMLDYSGNLLWGLCQMQRDDILNNLRRLACDHTYQPYVEWLGTMWSHAVVPSTPIPDIKLHIQAWQQFFAALFGVEALRRVKGFSPPEMHLPNHPDTLYEYIKALKECGYRWLLVQEHSVERLDGTGLHHSDKYVPNRLIARNSHGETLSITALIKTQGSDTKLVAQMQPYHEAKGRSPQSIGNLMVPSCVTQIADGENGGVMMNEFPRDFMPVWYEIKNNGRSQNGVVGLNGTEYIELLEAAGVSLEHYPTCQPIGQHKIWQRVDPDHPTPEAVAQTIAELNQTDPHFHMDGASWTNDISWVKGYENVLEPMSQLSAQFHEKYDALVQQDPAVTRRSDYQEALLYNLLLQTSCFRYWGQGMWTDYARELYRRGEAVLQRPLNPCA, encoded by the coding sequence ATGACTGCCACTGCCCTGTCTACTAATTTTTCGGACTTAGAAGCAATTCAATCGGGCTTGCCCAACATCTGTGGTTGGGAACGGGAGATAGCCACGATCGTCAATCACCCTGACCCTATTTTCCTACCCCACACCAATCTACAACTCACACAGATTACGGCTGGGTTTGCCTGTGCCCTGCACATGCATCAGCCCACCATTCCCTGTGGAGAGGGGGTCATCAGTCATCTTCAGTGGATGTTCGATCGCCCTCACGAGGGTGATAACCACAACGCCGGAACCTTTGCCTGGTGCTATTCCCGCATGGGCGATTTTATTCCAGAACTAGTCGGCAATGGAGCTAATCCTCGCATCATGCTGGACTATTCGGGAAATTTGCTCTGGGGGCTGTGCCAAATGCAGCGAGACGATATCCTCAACAATCTGCGGCGCTTGGCTTGCGATCATACCTATCAACCCTATGTGGAATGGTTGGGGACGATGTGGAGTCATGCCGTTGTCCCATCCACCCCCATTCCTGACATCAAGCTGCATATACAAGCCTGGCAGCAGTTTTTTGCAGCCCTATTTGGCGTGGAGGCCTTGCGACGAGTCAAAGGTTTTTCGCCCCCAGAAATGCACCTCCCCAACCACCCCGATACATTGTATGAATACATCAAAGCACTGAAAGAATGCGGCTATCGCTGGCTATTAGTGCAAGAACATTCGGTAGAACGGTTAGATGGCACTGGATTACATCACTCGGATAAATATGTACCCAATCGGTTGATTGCTCGTAACTCCCATGGTGAAACTCTCAGCATTACGGCACTGATCAAAACTCAAGGCTCGGATACAAAGCTAGTGGCGCAGATGCAGCCCTATCATGAAGCCAAAGGTCGATCGCCCCAGTCAATCGGAAATCTCATGGTTCCCAGTTGCGTCACTCAAATTGCCGATGGCGAGAATGGCGGCGTCATGATGAACGAATTTCCGCGCGATTTTATGCCCGTTTGGTACGAGATCAAAAACAATGGTCGCAGCCAGAATGGGGTCGTAGGACTCAACGGCACAGAATATATTGAACTCTTAGAAGCAGCAGGTGTTAGTCTAGAACACTATCCCACATGTCAACCGATCGGGCAGCACAAAATTTGGCAGCGAGTTGACCCCGACCACCCCACTCCCGAAGCGGTAGCCCAGACGATTGCGGAGTTGAATCAAACCGATCCACACTTTCACATGGATGGCGCGTCTTGGACTAATGATATTAGCTGGGTCAAGGGTTACGAAAATGTGCTGGAACCCATGAGTCAACTAAGTGCCCAATTTCATGAAAAGTATGATGCGTTGGTGCAGCAAGACCCAGCAGTAACACGACGATCGGACTATCAGGAGGCACTGCTGTATAACCTGTTGCTACAAACCAGTTGCTTTCGCTATTGGGGACAGGGCATGTGGACAGATTACGCACGGGAACTGTATCGACGCGGCGAGGCAGTGTTGCAACGCCCACTCAATCCTTGTGCCTAG
- a CDS encoding DNA topology modulation protein, whose translation MKKILVIGSGGAGKSTLSRQLGERLNLPVIHLDTHYWNAGWEPTPQDKWQQTVEHLMNQDTWIMDGNYSGTMNARLEAADTVIFLDMPRLLCLWRVFRRRWQYAGKTRPDMASDCPEQLNWEFLSWVWTYPSRRRSSILTRLATLPPDKTVIILRSPAEVRQFLRSV comes from the coding sequence ATGAAAAAAATTTTGGTCATTGGTTCGGGTGGGGCTGGCAAATCAACGCTATCTCGACAACTTGGAGAACGATTGAACTTACCAGTGATTCACCTAGACACTCACTATTGGAATGCGGGTTGGGAACCCACTCCACAAGACAAATGGCAGCAAACCGTAGAACATCTGATGAATCAGGATACTTGGATTATGGACGGAAATTATAGCGGCACAATGAACGCACGTCTTGAAGCCGCAGATACAGTGATTTTTCTAGATATGCCCCGGCTGCTTTGCCTATGGCGTGTGTTCAGACGACGTTGGCAGTATGCCGGCAAAACTCGTCCTGATATGGCGTCAGATTGCCCAGAACAGCTAAATTGGGAGTTTTTAAGTTGGGTGTGGACATATCCTTCACGGCGGCGATCGAGCATTCTCACCCGATTAGCCACCCTTCCCCCCGACAAAACCGTCATAATCTTGCGATCGCCCGCTGAAGTTAGGCAATTTTTGCGATCGGTGTAG
- the egtD gene encoding L-histidine N(alpha)-methyltransferase has translation MTLATDVKAHVKLYDLHPPIDDFRAEALTGLMKQQKTISPKFLYDKSGAELFDAICTLDEYYLTRTEMAILQTYAHDIADLISDSVLIEFGSGSSQKIRILLDAIPRLQTYIALDISKQHLQESCLNLAEAYPLLETIAVCTDYTQPIDFPNIPSIDKKRKVGFFPGSSIGNLEPEAAIEFLKQTGQLLGPRGGLLIGVDLKKDRTILEPAYDDRQGISAAFALNLLTRMNRELGTDFNVDAFTYRAFYNPVGRIEMYIVSLIDQVVHLDDVEIPFWKGETLRTEYSYKYSLEEFRDLARAAGLQPNQVWTDPEQLFSVHYLSVDGGK, from the coding sequence ATGACCTTAGCAACTGACGTTAAAGCTCACGTCAAGCTGTACGATCTACACCCACCAATCGATGATTTTCGAGCGGAAGCATTGACTGGTTTAATGAAACAACAGAAAACCATTTCACCGAAGTTTCTCTATGACAAATCGGGAGCAGAATTGTTTGATGCAATCTGTACCTTAGATGAGTATTACTTGACTCGGACTGAAATGGCAATCTTACAAACTTACGCTCACGACATAGCAGACTTGATTAGTGACAGTGTGTTGATTGAGTTTGGCAGTGGCAGTAGCCAAAAGATACGAATTCTGTTAGACGCGATACCACGCTTACAAACATATATTGCACTGGATATTTCCAAGCAACACTTGCAGGAATCTTGTTTGAATTTAGCGGAAGCTTACCCATTATTGGAAACGATTGCCGTTTGTACGGACTACACGCAACCGATTGATTTTCCGAATATTCCATCGATTGACAAAAAACGCAAAGTAGGATTTTTCCCAGGTTCGTCGATCGGTAATTTAGAACCCGAAGCGGCGATTGAATTTCTGAAGCAGACGGGTCAGTTGCTTGGACCTAGAGGTGGATTATTGATCGGAGTAGATTTAAAGAAAGATCGAACCATCCTAGAACCGGCCTATGACGATCGTCAAGGAATCTCGGCCGCCTTTGCTCTAAATCTACTAACACGGATGAACCGTGAATTAGGTACAGATTTTAATGTGGATGCATTTACCTATCGCGCTTTCTATAACCCGGTGGGACGCATCGAAATGTACATCGTTAGCCTTATCGATCAGGTAGTGCATTTAGACGACGTTGAAATTCCATTTTGGAAGGGTGAAACTCTACGAACGGAATATTCCTACAAGTACAGCCTAGAGGAGTTTCGAGACTTGGCACGGGCTGCTGGGCTACAACCCAATCAAGTGTGGACAGATCCAGAGCAGTTATTTAGTGTGCATTATTTGAGTGTTGATGGTGGGAAGTAG
- the egtB gene encoding ergothioneine biosynthesis protein EgtB, translating into MKPSLSQIQTNPQSLTKHYQQVRQLSEQICQPLAIEDYVIQTMPDVSPAKWHLAHTTWFFETFLLLPHLKDYNVFHPQYGFLFNSYYEAIGQRHPRPHRGLLSRPTVQEVYQYRHYVDAAMEQLIADQSGNESVESLITLGLHHEQQHQELLLTDLKHVLACNPLRPAYREIASMSSHSGNDCTSEKWLDYPGGLYSIGFAGTGFAFDNEGPTHQVYLQDYYLAAHLVTNGEYLEFMKAGGYEKAEYWLSEGWGLVQKEQWQAPLYWEQIEGRWWTMTLMGMQPVNEVEPVCHVSFFEADAFARWAGKRLPTEAEWEVASAQVPIRGNLLNPSSVTTSQLHPIAATRSTRPDQLYGDVWEWTQSAYLPYPGFKAASGAIGEYNGKFMCNQMVLRGGSCATPADHIRSTYRNFFPPSARWQFSGIRLAQ; encoded by the coding sequence ATGAAGCCTTCTCTATCCCAGATACAAACTAATCCTCAATCACTGACAAAGCACTATCAGCAGGTACGTCAACTCAGTGAGCAGATTTGTCAGCCGTTGGCGATCGAAGATTATGTGATTCAAACGATGCCCGATGTTAGCCCAGCCAAGTGGCATCTGGCCCATACTACCTGGTTCTTTGAAACGTTCTTGCTCCTTCCCCATCTCAAGGATTACAACGTTTTTCATCCTCAGTATGGGTTCCTGTTTAATTCATACTATGAAGCGATCGGGCAGCGTCATCCTCGACCGCATCGTGGGTTGTTGTCCCGACCTACCGTGCAAGAGGTTTACCAATATCGGCACTATGTAGATGCGGCGATGGAACAACTGATTGCAGATCAATCTGGGAATGAATCTGTAGAAAGCTTAATCACGTTGGGATTACATCATGAGCAACAACATCAGGAATTGTTGCTAACTGATCTAAAACATGTACTTGCCTGCAATCCACTACGACCTGCTTACCGTGAAATCGCGTCGATGTCTTCTCATTCAGGGAACGATTGCACATCAGAAAAGTGGTTAGATTATCCGGGTGGATTGTACTCGATCGGCTTTGCTGGAACCGGGTTTGCTTTTGACAACGAAGGACCAACTCACCAGGTGTATTTACAGGATTATTACCTTGCGGCTCACTTGGTCACAAATGGTGAATATCTGGAATTTATGAAAGCAGGCGGGTATGAAAAAGCAGAATACTGGCTTTCAGAAGGATGGGGGCTGGTACAAAAAGAGCAGTGGCAAGCGCCCCTCTATTGGGAACAAATTGAGGGTCGGTGGTGGACAATGACGCTGATGGGAATGCAGCCTGTCAACGAAGTGGAACCAGTCTGTCATGTCAGCTTTTTTGAAGCCGATGCGTTTGCTCGATGGGCAGGAAAACGGTTGCCAACAGAAGCTGAATGGGAAGTAGCATCTGCACAAGTTCCTATTCGCGGTAATTTACTAAACCCTAGCAGTGTAACTACCAGTCAGCTTCACCCGATCGCCGCCACTCGATCAACTCGTCCAGATCAATTGTATGGCGATGTCTGGGAGTGGACGCAAAGCGCCTACTTGCCCTATCCCGGCTTTAAGGCAGCATCAGGTGCAATTGGAGAATACAACGGCAAATTTATGTGCAATCAAATGGTGCTACGGGGCGGTTCTTGCGCAACGCCAGCCGATCATATTCGTTCTACCTATCGCAATTTCTTTCCGCCGTCTGCTCGTTGGCAGTTCAGCGGAATTCGCTTGGCGCAGTGA